A single Pseudoalteromonas phenolica DNA region contains:
- a CDS encoding DEAD/DEAH box helicase has translation MYTLRPYQQEAVQNTISHFKKTNDPAVIVLPTGAGKSLVIAELARLARKKILVLAHVKELVEQNSEKYKSFGLKASIFSAGLKQKSLIHQVTFASVQSLSRNIDQLNEEYSLVIIDECHRVNGDDKSQYGKVISALKEHNASLKVLGLTATPYRLGMGWIYQHHYHGFARGNSDSPFKKCIFELPLRYMISNKYLTPPKQVDPAIKHYDFTSLTTDNFGRFSETEMNSLLDSQTRATKSIIDHVIEQSTSRKGVMIFAATVMHAKEIFSYLPQNETALVIGDTHQAERDAIIKNFKNKQIKYLINVSVLTTGFDAPHVDFIAILRPTESVSLYQQIVGRGLRLADDKKECLVMDFAGNQFDLFQPEVGAKKPSSDNEPVQVLCPGCGFANIFWGKTDEQGKVIEHFGRRCQGLLDNGEEEQQCDYRFKFKECDECGAENDIAARQCHQCHSIMADPDDKLRAALNLKNAMVLRCSGLSITTLADEKIKVTYFDEDGASCSEVYDFNNSKSVYVFNKQYAKRVSGVSSPINFKQASTVQQYAYQLKAPDFVIANQHKKYGWQVKEKLFDYEGSYRVADKS, from the coding sequence ATTTACACGCTCAGACCTTATCAGCAAGAAGCTGTTCAAAATACCATTTCTCATTTTAAGAAAACTAACGACCCAGCAGTAATCGTTTTACCAACAGGTGCAGGCAAAAGCCTAGTGATTGCAGAGTTGGCTAGACTTGCCCGAAAAAAAATTCTTGTTTTAGCTCATGTAAAAGAGTTGGTAGAGCAAAACAGTGAAAAATATAAAAGCTTTGGGCTAAAAGCGAGTATTTTCTCTGCAGGTTTAAAACAAAAGTCACTTATTCACCAAGTCACCTTTGCCAGTGTTCAATCGCTTTCCAGAAATATCGATCAGTTAAATGAAGAATACTCCTTAGTCATCATTGATGAATGCCATCGCGTAAATGGGGATGATAAAAGTCAGTACGGCAAAGTCATTTCAGCTTTGAAAGAACATAACGCGAGTTTAAAGGTGCTAGGTTTAACCGCGACACCATATCGTTTAGGTATGGGTTGGATCTATCAACATCATTATCATGGCTTTGCTAGAGGGAACAGTGACTCCCCATTTAAGAAGTGTATTTTCGAGCTGCCTTTAAGATATATGATAAGCAATAAATACCTTACGCCGCCTAAACAAGTTGATCCGGCGATAAAACATTATGATTTCACGAGTCTTACAACAGATAACTTTGGCAGGTTTTCTGAAACAGAAATGAATAGTTTGTTAGATAGCCAAACGCGAGCGACAAAAAGTATCATCGACCATGTGATAGAGCAAAGCACTTCAAGAAAAGGTGTAATGATCTTCGCTGCCACGGTGATGCATGCTAAAGAAATTTTTTCGTACTTACCGCAAAATGAAACCGCACTAGTGATAGGTGATACTCATCAGGCTGAGCGTGATGCCATTATTAAGAACTTCAAAAACAAACAAATAAAGTACCTTATAAATGTATCCGTTCTTACGACTGGTTTCGATGCCCCTCATGTTGACTTTATTGCTATCTTAAGACCAACCGAATCTGTCAGTTTGTATCAACAAATAGTTGGACGAGGTTTACGGCTTGCAGATGACAAAAAAGAGTGTCTCGTTATGGACTTTGCAGGTAATCAGTTTGATTTGTTCCAACCTGAAGTGGGGGCTAAAAAACCGAGTTCAGATAATGAACCTGTCCAAGTGCTTTGTCCTGGTTGTGGCTTTGCCAATATATTCTGGGGCAAAACAGATGAGCAAGGCAAAGTCATAGAACATTTTGGCCGCCGTTGTCAGGGGTTACTAGATAATGGCGAAGAAGAGCAACAATGTGACTACCGCTTTAAATTTAAAGAATGCGATGAATGTGGGGCTGAAAATGACATAGCAGCGAGACAATGTCATCAATGTCATTCTATTATGGCAGATCCCGACGATAAATTGAGAGCGGCTCTGAATCTCAAAAACGCCATGGTTTTGCGTTGTAGTGGTTTGTCTATTACAACTTTGGCCGATGAAAAGATAAAAGTAACTTACTTTGATGAAGACGGCGCATCTTGTAGTGAGGTGTACGATTTTAATAATAGTAAAAGTGTGTACGTTTTTAATAAGCAATACGCAAAACGTGTATCAGGTGTCTCTTCTCCAATTAACTTTAAGCAAGCGTCTACAGTTCAACAATATGCTTACCAATTAAAAGCGCCTGACTTTGTGATTGCAAACCAACATAAGAAGTACGGTTGGCAAGTTAAAGAGAAGCTATTTGATTATGAAGGCAGCTATAGAGTTGCGGATAAGTCATAA
- a CDS encoding H-NS histone family protein — MKEIKSFIKTASVSELEKALGLINEAIASQKAQEAARAEVLALIKDKGLTVEDLLESAPLDKRSKVAIKYRIEKDGEVVEWSGRGKRPKAFIDVDLEKYAV, encoded by the coding sequence ATGAAAGAAATTAAATCATTTATTAAAACAGCCAGTGTCAGTGAACTAGAAAAAGCACTTGGATTAATAAACGAAGCAATTGCCTCACAAAAAGCACAGGAAGCTGCAAGAGCAGAAGTATTAGCTTTGATTAAAGACAAGGGACTAACAGTTGAGGATTTGCTTGAAAGCGCGCCGTTAGACAAACGTAGTAAAGTAGCTATCAAATATCGTATTGAGAAAGATGGTGAAGTCGTAGAGTGGAGCGGTCGAGGTAAGCGTCCAAAAGCTTTTATTGATGTTGATCTAGAAAAATACGCAGTATAA
- the pyrC gene encoding dihydroorotase encodes MTSKATTLTITRPDDWHIHLRDGVQLKDTVRDVSRYMGRAIIMPNLVPPATCTDTALSYRDRIMAAEPQGNFEPLMVLYLTDKTTPEEIRKAKATGKIFAAKLYPAGATTNSDSGVTDIENVFPALEAMQEVGMLLLVHGEVTDSSIDIFDRERVFLETKLSKVVDAFPSLKVVLEHITTKDAVEFVEAASDNVAATITAHHLLYNRNHMLAGGIRPHYYCLPILKRNTHQQALIKAATSGNPKFFLGTDSAPHAKDKKEAACGCAGAYTAHAAIELYAEAFEEVGALDKLEGFASHFGPDFYGLPRNSDTITLEKSPWQVPDSYPLGDADVVPIKAGAEIDWKVV; translated from the coding sequence ATGACAAGTAAAGCAACTACTTTAACAATTACACGACCTGATGATTGGCACATTCATTTACGTGATGGCGTGCAGTTAAAAGACACAGTTCGTGATGTGAGCCGTTATATGGGTCGCGCCATTATCATGCCAAACCTTGTACCACCTGCAACTTGTACAGATACTGCATTGTCTTATCGAGATCGCATCATGGCAGCGGAGCCGCAGGGCAATTTTGAGCCTCTCATGGTTTTATATCTTACAGATAAAACGACGCCTGAGGAGATCAGAAAAGCAAAAGCAACAGGTAAAATTTTCGCAGCAAAGCTCTATCCTGCGGGCGCAACGACCAATTCAGATTCAGGTGTAACTGACATAGAAAATGTATTTCCTGCGTTAGAAGCTATGCAAGAAGTTGGTATGCTTTTATTAGTACACGGCGAAGTAACTGATTCTTCGATAGATATTTTTGACAGAGAAAGAGTGTTTTTAGAAACAAAACTATCTAAAGTTGTAGATGCTTTCCCTAGTTTAAAAGTCGTTTTAGAGCATATCACAACAAAAGATGCGGTAGAGTTTGTTGAGGCTGCATCTGATAATGTGGCAGCTACAATTACTGCTCATCATTTGTTATATAACCGTAACCATATGCTAGCTGGTGGCATTCGTCCTCACTATTACTGCTTGCCGATCCTCAAAAGAAATACACATCAGCAAGCGTTAATCAAGGCTGCAACTAGTGGTAACCCTAAGTTTTTCTTAGGTACAGATTCTGCGCCACATGCAAAAGATAAAAAAGAAGCTGCATGTGGTTGTGCTGGTGCTTATACAGCTCATGCTGCAATTGAATTGTATGCAGAAGCATTTGAAGAAGTTGGTGCATTAGATAAGCTAGAGGGGTTTGCGAGCCATTTTGGTCCAGACTTTTACGGGCTTCCAAGAAATAGTGATACGATTACGCTGGAGAAATCGCCTTGGCAAGTGCCTGACAGTTACCCATTAGGCGATGCCGATGTAGTACCGATAAAAGCGGGTGCTGAGATCGATTGGAAAGTGGTTTAA